The following are encoded together in the Anopheles nili chromosome 3, idAnoNiliSN_F5_01, whole genome shotgun sequence genome:
- the LOC128726000 gene encoding anaphase-promoting complex subunit 11 has protein sequence MKVTVKSWMGVAVWKWLANDDNCGICRMAFEGCCPDCALPGDDCPLVWGACSHCFHMHCIVKWLNSQANQQCPMCRQAWKFNDK, from the exons ATGAAAGTAACGGTGAAAA GCTGGATGGGTGTCGCTGTCTGGAAATGGCTGGCCAACGATGACAACTGCGGTATCTGTCGTATGGCATTCGAGGGCTGTTGTCCAGATTGCGCGCTGCCCGGTGACGATTGTCCGCTCGTGTGGGGTGCCTGTTCGCACTGCTTCCACATGCACTGCATCGTGAAGTGGCTCAATTCGCAGGCCAACCAGCAGTGCCCGATGTGCCGGCAGGCGTGGAAATTTAATGACAAGTAG
- the LOC128725997 gene encoding 5'-AMP-activated protein kinase subunit beta-2 isoform X2, with the protein MGNAGSNVPRERHKSGSNDPIPGSPMKDDQAFVFDRKPLPGAYRFATEEEVDPYAYSKSVPEPEFTHEPRQRSSTVSEGQQDEEPKSSTLPTVFKWDGGGKQVFISGTFSQWKAVPMVKSHADFVTIIDIPEGDHQYKFLVDGEWKHDPKLKNVENDSGFTNNLINVRQSDFEVFQALAKDSEDTGKDEAKEWGQDIPTARPWGKDSGPPVLPPQLLQVILNKDTPLSCEPTLLPEPNHVMLNHLYALSIKDGVMVLSATHRYRKKYVTTLLYKPIQSDEGYHFTRAGAKVPGPVS; encoded by the exons ATGGGAAACGCTGGAAGTAACGTCCCGCGAGAGCGCCATAAATCCGGATCAAACGATCCTATTCCGGGATCGCCGATGAAGGACGATCAGGCATTCGTGTTCGACAGAAAACCGCTGCCTGGCGCGTATCGATTTGCCACCGAGGAGGAGGTTGATCCGTACGCGTACTCGAAGTCAGTCCCGGAACCAGAGTTTACACATGAACCACGGCAGCGTTCAAGCACCGTGTCCGAGG GGCAGCAAGACGAGGAACCCAAATCCTCAACGCTGCCGACCGTTTTCAAGTGGGACGGCGGCGGCAAGCAGGTGTTCATTAGTGGAACATTCTCCCAGTGGAAGGCGGTGCCCATGGTCAAATCACATGCCGACTTCGTCACTATCATCGACATCCCGGAAGGAGACCATCAGTACAAGTTTCTCGTCGACGGCGAGTGGAAGCACGATCCGAAGCTG AAAAACGTAGAGAACGATTCGGGCTTCACGAACAATCTCATAAATGTGCGTCAGTCAGATTTTGAAGTATTCCAAGCGCTGGCCAAGGACAGCGAAGATACGGGCAAGGACGAAGCTAAGGAATGGGGTCAAGATATTCCAACGGCCAGACCGTGGGGAAAGGATTCGGGCCCTCCAGTGTTGCCACCACAGCTGCTGCAGGTTATTCTTAACAAGGACACTCCATTATCG TGCGAACCAACCCTGCTCCCCGAGCCAAACCACGTTATGCTGAACCACCTGTACGCCCTTTCCATCAAGGACGGTGTCATGGTGTTGAGTGCCACGCATCGCTACCGAAAGAAATACGTTACCACTCTTCTCTACAAGCCGATCCAGAGTGACGAGGGATATCATTTTACACGCGCCGGCGCCAAAGTGCCTGGACCAGTCTCCTAA
- the LOC128725997 gene encoding 5'-AMP-activated protein kinase subunit beta-2 isoform X1, producing MGNAGSNVPRERHKSGSNDPIPGSPMKDDQAFVFDRKPLPGAYRFATEEEVDPYAYSKSVPEPEFTHEPRQRSSTVSEGTTPSELSAGAGTAGGQQDEEPKSSTLPTVFKWDGGGKQVFISGTFSQWKAVPMVKSHADFVTIIDIPEGDHQYKFLVDGEWKHDPKLKNVENDSGFTNNLINVRQSDFEVFQALAKDSEDTGKDEAKEWGQDIPTARPWGKDSGPPVLPPQLLQVILNKDTPLSCEPTLLPEPNHVMLNHLYALSIKDGVMVLSATHRYRKKYVTTLLYKPIQSDEGYHFTRAGAKVPGPVS from the exons ATGGGAAACGCTGGAAGTAACGTCCCGCGAGAGCGCCATAAATCCGGATCAAACGATCCTATTCCGGGATCGCCGATGAAGGACGATCAGGCATTCGTGTTCGACAGAAAACCGCTGCCTGGCGCGTATCGATTTGCCACCGAGGAGGAGGTTGATCCGTACGCGTACTCGAAGTCAGTCCCGGAACCAGAGTTTACACATGAACCACGGCAGCGTTCAAGCACCGTGTCCGAGGGTACAACCCCATCTGAATTGTCTGCGGGAGCAGGAACTGCTGGAGGGCAGCAAGACGAGGAACCCAAATCCTCAACGCTGCCGACCGTTTTCAAGTGGGACGGCGGCGGCAAGCAGGTGTTCATTAGTGGAACATTCTCCCAGTGGAAGGCGGTGCCCATGGTCAAATCACATGCCGACTTCGTCACTATCATCGACATCCCGGAAGGAGACCATCAGTACAAGTTTCTCGTCGACGGCGAGTGGAAGCACGATCCGAAGCTG AAAAACGTAGAGAACGATTCGGGCTTCACGAACAATCTCATAAATGTGCGTCAGTCAGATTTTGAAGTATTCCAAGCGCTGGCCAAGGACAGCGAAGATACGGGCAAGGACGAAGCTAAGGAATGGGGTCAAGATATTCCAACGGCCAGACCGTGGGGAAAGGATTCGGGCCCTCCAGTGTTGCCACCACAGCTGCTGCAGGTTATTCTTAACAAGGACACTCCATTATCG TGCGAACCAACCCTGCTCCCCGAGCCAAACCACGTTATGCTGAACCACCTGTACGCCCTTTCCATCAAGGACGGTGTCATGGTGTTGAGTGCCACGCATCGCTACCGAAAGAAATACGTTACCACTCTTCTCTACAAGCCGATCCAGAGTGACGAGGGATATCATTTTACACGCGCCGGCGCCAAAGTGCCTGGACCAGTCTCCTAA
- the LOC128725997 gene encoding 5'-AMP-activated protein kinase subunit beta-2 isoform X3, giving the protein MGNAGSNVPRERHKSGSNDPIPGSPMKDDQAFVFDRKPLPGAYRFATEEEVDPYAYSKSVPEPEFTHEPRQRSSTVSEDEEPKSSTLPTVFKWDGGGKQVFISGTFSQWKAVPMVKSHADFVTIIDIPEGDHQYKFLVDGEWKHDPKLKNVENDSGFTNNLINVRQSDFEVFQALAKDSEDTGKDEAKEWGQDIPTARPWGKDSGPPVLPPQLLQVILNKDTPLSCEPTLLPEPNHVMLNHLYALSIKDGVMVLSATHRYRKKYVTTLLYKPIQSDEGYHFTRAGAKVPGPVS; this is encoded by the exons ATGGGAAACGCTGGAAGTAACGTCCCGCGAGAGCGCCATAAATCCGGATCAAACGATCCTATTCCGGGATCGCCGATGAAGGACGATCAGGCATTCGTGTTCGACAGAAAACCGCTGCCTGGCGCGTATCGATTTGCCACCGAGGAGGAGGTTGATCCGTACGCGTACTCGAAGTCAGTCCCGGAACCAGAGTTTACACATGAACCACGGCAGCGTTCAAGCACCGTGTCCGAGG ACGAGGAACCCAAATCCTCAACGCTGCCGACCGTTTTCAAGTGGGACGGCGGCGGCAAGCAGGTGTTCATTAGTGGAACATTCTCCCAGTGGAAGGCGGTGCCCATGGTCAAATCACATGCCGACTTCGTCACTATCATCGACATCCCGGAAGGAGACCATCAGTACAAGTTTCTCGTCGACGGCGAGTGGAAGCACGATCCGAAGCTG AAAAACGTAGAGAACGATTCGGGCTTCACGAACAATCTCATAAATGTGCGTCAGTCAGATTTTGAAGTATTCCAAGCGCTGGCCAAGGACAGCGAAGATACGGGCAAGGACGAAGCTAAGGAATGGGGTCAAGATATTCCAACGGCCAGACCGTGGGGAAAGGATTCGGGCCCTCCAGTGTTGCCACCACAGCTGCTGCAGGTTATTCTTAACAAGGACACTCCATTATCG TGCGAACCAACCCTGCTCCCCGAGCCAAACCACGTTATGCTGAACCACCTGTACGCCCTTTCCATCAAGGACGGTGTCATGGTGTTGAGTGCCACGCATCGCTACCGAAAGAAATACGTTACCACTCTTCTCTACAAGCCGATCCAGAGTGACGAGGGATATCATTTTACACGCGCCGGCGCCAAAGTGCCTGGACCAGTCTCCTAA